The following are encoded together in the Acetobacter vaccinii genome:
- a CDS encoding protein kinase domain-containing protein codes for MFPNSDTAVIPSRYTVLQRLGGGAQGTVYLVRDTRGGVGNRLALKVCAADPDTQDALRHEGQVLTALGGLCGPRLYESRPRSLVMDYIPGQSWGMARTGAGRKRALGWLRHAAQEVALLHDAGWCHGDLKPDNILCLPDGSARIIDFGAARRRFDDAQATEPFCVNDGQYWTTPAYAPPPRERADIRDDVYSMAVMLHDVLVGKLPEGSGAACITPRPAGVSATGWTVLRRALSPDRTQRPWDVMALVRAVIPSGFTFWLRRAA; via the coding sequence GTGTTCCCCAACTCTGACACGGCGGTTATTCCGTCACGCTATACGGTGTTGCAACGCTTGGGAGGGGGGGCGCAGGGCACTGTTTATCTGGTGCGCGATACACGGGGCGGGGTGGGAAATAGGCTGGCACTCAAGGTCTGTGCAGCAGACCCGGACACACAGGATGCGCTGCGGCACGAAGGGCAGGTGCTGACGGCGCTGGGCGGCCTCTGCGGGCCACGTCTGTACGAGAGCAGGCCACGGTCTCTGGTTATGGACTACATTCCCGGCCAGTCATGGGGCATGGCTCGTACGGGGGCAGGGCGTAAGCGCGCGCTGGGCTGGTTACGCCATGCTGCGCAGGAGGTAGCCCTGCTGCATGACGCAGGGTGGTGCCATGGGGACCTCAAGCCTGACAATATCCTGTGCCTGCCAGATGGGAGCGCGCGGATTATCGACTTTGGCGCGGCTCGCCGCCGTTTTGATGATGCCCAGGCGACAGAGCCATTTTGTGTAAATGACGGCCAGTACTGGACAACACCAGCCTATGCACCTCCCCCGCGTGAACGGGCGGATATTCGTGATGATGTGTACAGCATGGCGGTCATGTTGCATGATGTGCTGGTGGGCAAGCTGCCAGAGGGCAGTGGGGCCGCGTGCATTACACCACGCCCGGCAGGCGTGTCGGCTACGGGCTGGACAGTGCTGCGGCGTGCGCTTTCTCCTGACCGCACACAAAGACCATGGGATGTTATGGCCCTTGTCCGTGCGGTCATACCCTCTGGATTTACCTTCTGGCTGCGAAGGGCTGCGTGA
- the tssM gene encoding type VI secretion system membrane subunit TssM, producing the protein MIWFLIALRRPLMLLLLLLVIVASGCVGLRGIPGWFSMLPHASVPLRVGIIVALFLGWLLMGVLVLVWPRLKRRFTLFRLRRMTRLGGQSAEDDMQDEVTFAPGQVGSLIDGLFANLRKRSSTQLVRDYTDTLPWVLVMGPPGVGKNQTVQRAGLSLSLSETLEDEGLLGASSNALRILLADNGVVLTVPGAALSRGASQDTGWSDLLRYLAHRRLRRPLDGIVLTLDAELLMTRSGLEQAVQLRLRLREAMQRLNFRPQVYLLVSKLDLVPGFAAYFARADQRERQAAMGITLNWPLPERPDAVVQHELMQLCGRITRGLPARMVGLRDVQQRAAAQLFTLRFQELAERVSLVCAEIMRSGRRDNVIALRGVFFCSAGGDSKQGAEAMVDGFAHEIGMKPTAVVQPVPAGSFFCNGFFENFVFGEAGLSGRNRKAEYQFVLRHTAGYAACLAGMAAGLSILVSDRNGNAIRLRDNIHQQLTLLAALPANPDFSDLLPDLNLGAAAREIWPDRPVIWREAYFGMVQGLYHIGAAVRTDYQNTLMTRLMPVLMRGLEADLRNAVQEGVDPDRVRSDLKVYLELGNPQFFNRDDVRRWMHGHVDRLFRFQPVQHEDAMRHVNALVALLPVAQPLNDGLVAEARSMLRANLTAGQLYDQIRLLAVQSRLTDLDVINDIGMEGARFLMLRAQAHLSMQIPALYTRQGFYRVFLHYAPQLVNDLGVDSWVMGEQTQADSVQSRALLEQLIGLYSADYIRQWRMVLEQISLRALPDLQNASDALQIFAGANSPLTRLVALVDTQTTLPPPDTADHDTVQEHLETLGLDKTALPPGVEKAVKIAVKAHQKKEQTPFDSLTWPGDTISAAFAPLHGLAPGGTNAGQMAQMQSMLTSLYGTVFSIVSAADPSTEALRLAGQITSGQMADPFQSLSLQSVSLPVPLDGVLQSLRTDLYQVVQTLALQRMRVLWAQSVEAECEQSVAQYYPFVRGGSEGQQAPDMTLDDFTSFFGQGGVMDRFETGPLAPFVEVSPDGTLVPRVSAMEPRLYPAALAQVNRARSIRNMFFSANGPATLRFSVQASYLDAKALSATLTFDSRSLTYRHDPVQTMSFSWPSSGGGGDMGGIGTAGLSVVGLDGQTSTMTASGPWAAFRLFDMAQQQLLPQGRGAVFAFTTGGLQASWRILADHSFSAFLKGSDFREFRCVPQL; encoded by the coding sequence ATGATCTGGTTTCTGATAGCGCTGCGGCGCCCGCTCATGCTGCTGCTTCTGCTGCTGGTTATTGTGGCGTCCGGCTGTGTTGGGCTGCGGGGTATTCCCGGCTGGTTTAGCATGTTGCCCCATGCTTCGGTGCCGTTGCGGGTTGGCATTATTGTGGCGCTGTTTCTTGGCTGGTTGCTGATGGGTGTGCTGGTGCTTGTCTGGCCCCGGTTGAAGCGCCGCTTCACGCTGTTCCGCCTGCGCCGCATGACCCGCCTTGGTGGTCAGTCCGCTGAGGATGACATGCAGGATGAGGTTACATTTGCGCCGGGGCAGGTCGGCAGCCTGATTGATGGCCTGTTTGCAAACCTGCGTAAGCGCTCCAGCACCCAGCTTGTGCGGGATTATACCGACACATTGCCCTGGGTGCTGGTGATGGGACCGCCTGGCGTGGGCAAGAACCAGACGGTGCAGCGGGCAGGGCTGTCCCTGTCCCTGAGTGAAACGCTGGAGGATGAAGGGCTGCTTGGTGCGTCCTCCAATGCGTTGCGTATTTTGCTTGCGGACAATGGTGTGGTGCTGACCGTGCCGGGTGCGGCCCTGTCACGCGGGGCCAGTCAGGATACTGGGTGGTCGGACCTGCTGCGCTATCTGGCCCACCGGCGTTTGCGGCGGCCACTTGATGGCATTGTGCTAACACTTGATGCAGAACTGTTGATGACCCGCAGCGGGCTGGAACAGGCTGTGCAGCTACGCCTGCGCCTGCGTGAAGCCATGCAGAGGCTCAATTTCCGCCCTCAGGTTTATCTGCTTGTCAGTAAGCTTGATCTTGTTCCTGGCTTTGCCGCCTATTTTGCGCGGGCAGACCAGCGTGAACGGCAGGCTGCCATGGGCATAACCCTGAACTGGCCCTTGCCTGAACGGCCCGATGCGGTCGTGCAGCATGAGCTGATGCAGCTCTGCGGGCGCATTACCCGTGGTCTGCCCGCGCGCATGGTGGGTCTGCGTGACGTGCAGCAGCGTGCTGCCGCGCAGCTCTTCACACTCCGCTTTCAGGAACTGGCTGAGCGGGTCTCCCTCGTCTGTGCCGAGATCATGCGTTCGGGCAGGCGCGACAACGTCATTGCGCTGCGTGGTGTCTTCTTCTGCTCTGCCGGGGGGGACAGCAAGCAGGGGGCAGAGGCCATGGTGGATGGGTTCGCCCACGAGATAGGCATGAAACCCACTGCCGTTGTGCAGCCTGTTCCGGCTGGTTCCTTTTTCTGCAACGGCTTTTTTGAAAATTTTGTGTTTGGTGAAGCGGGGCTGAGTGGTCGTAACCGCAAGGCGGAATACCAGTTTGTCCTGCGGCACACAGCCGGGTATGCCGCCTGCCTGGCAGGCATGGCCGCAGGGCTGTCCATTCTTGTCAGCGACCGCAATGGCAATGCCATCAGGCTGCGCGACAATATCCACCAGCAGTTGACCCTGCTGGCCGCCCTGCCTGCCAACCCCGATTTTTCCGACCTTCTGCCCGACCTCAACCTTGGTGCGGCTGCGAGGGAAATCTGGCCAGACAGACCGGTGATCTGGCGCGAGGCTTATTTTGGCATGGTGCAGGGGCTGTATCATATTGGGGCCGCAGTCCGCACCGACTACCAGAACACCTTGATGACGCGGCTGATGCCTGTGCTGATGCGGGGGCTGGAAGCCGATTTGCGCAATGCCGTGCAGGAAGGGGTGGACCCTGATCGGGTACGCTCAGACCTCAAGGTCTATCTGGAACTGGGCAACCCGCAGTTTTTTAACCGTGATGATGTGCGGCGTTGGATGCATGGTCATGTGGACAGGCTGTTCCGTTTTCAGCCGGTCCAGCATGAGGATGCCATGCGCCATGTCAACGCGCTGGTGGCGCTCCTGCCTGTTGCCCAGCCGCTGAATGACGGGCTGGTGGCGGAAGCCCGCAGCATGTTGCGGGCCAATCTGACGGCAGGGCAGCTTTATGACCAGATCCGCCTGCTGGCGGTGCAAAGCCGCCTGACAGACCTGGATGTTATTAACGACATCGGCATGGAGGGTGCGCGTTTTCTGATGCTGCGTGCACAGGCGCATCTGTCCATGCAGATCCCGGCTCTTTACACGCGGCAGGGGTTTTACCGGGTCTTTCTGCACTATGCCCCGCAGCTTGTGAACGACCTTGGTGTGGACTCCTGGGTCATGGGCGAACAGACACAGGCGGATTCTGTTCAAAGCCGCGCGTTGCTGGAGCAGTTGATCGGGCTTTACAGCGCCGATTACATTCGTCAGTGGCGCATGGTGTTGGAACAGATCAGCCTGCGTGCGCTGCCAGACCTGCAAAATGCCTCCGATGCGTTGCAGATATTTGCAGGGGCAAACTCTCCCCTGACCCGTCTGGTGGCTCTGGTTGATACGCAGACAACCTTGCCCCCGCCTGATACCGCTGACCATGATACCGTGCAGGAGCATCTTGAAACACTGGGGCTGGACAAGACTGCTCTGCCACCCGGCGTTGAAAAGGCCGTCAAGATTGCAGTCAAAGCGCATCAGAAAAAGGAACAGACGCCTTTTGACAGCCTGACATGGCCGGGTGACACCATATCGGCAGCATTTGCCCCGCTGCATGGGCTTGCACCGGGCGGTACCAATGCCGGGCAGATGGCGCAGATGCAAAGCATGCTGACCAGCCTGTATGGCACTGTTTTTAGCATTGTATCAGCGGCTGACCCCTCGACCGAGGCGCTGCGTCTGGCGGGGCAGATTACATCGGGGCAGATGGCTGACCCGTTCCAGTCCCTCAGCCTGCAAAGTGTTTCCCTGCCGGTACCGCTGGATGGGGTGTTGCAGTCGCTCCGCACTGATCTGTACCAGGTGGTACAGACGCTGGCGTTGCAGCGTATGCGCGTGCTGTGGGCGCAGTCGGTGGAAGCGGAGTGCGAGCAGTCGGTGGCGCAGTATTACCCCTTTGTCCGGGGCGGGAGTGAAGGCCAGCAGGCTCCAGACATGACGCTGGACGACTTTACCTCCTTTTTCGGGCAGGGTGGCGTTATGGACCGCTTTGAAACCGGTCCACTGGCCCCGTTTGTAGAGGTTTCACCCGATGGTACTCTGGTGCCGCGTGTTTCGGCTATGGAGCCGCGGCTGTATCCTGCGGCTCTGGCGCAGGTTAACCGTGCGCGTAGCATCCGCAACATGTTCTTCTCGGCAAACGGGCCTGCCACACTGCGGTTTTCCGTACAGGCCAGTTATCTGGATGCCAAAGCCCTGTCAGCCACGCTGACGTTTGACTCCCGCTCACTGACGTATCGGCATGACCCTGTGCAGACCATGTCTTTCTCCTGGCCGTCCTCGGGTGGTGGGGGCGACATGGGGGGTATTGGCACCGCCGGTCTGTCTGTTGTCGGGCTGGACGGGCAGACATCTACCATGACGGCCAGTGGCCCGTGGGCGGCATTCCGCCTGTTTGACATGGCCCAGCAGCAGCTTCTGCCGCAGGGGCGCGGGGCTGTGTTTGCCTTTACCACAGGTGGTTTGCAGGCAAGCTGGCGGATATTGGCGGATCACTCCTTCAGCGCCTTTCTCAAGGGGTCTGACTTCAGGGAGTTCCGTTGTGTTCCCCAACTCTGA
- the icmH gene encoding type IVB secretion system protein IcmH/DotU, which produces MSDFSSLPRFTETAKRRREVQDDATVLVSTTGRDDASDAWEHVLPSRQEGPLMHAAWPSLLILTHIKAGWVPDDITAFKNRLTEIIREFSRQADATGCPAESIACARYLLCTALDEAVVLTAWGQGGVWSERSLLSLFHNQTWGGDASFRIVDYAQDNKLRDVLAIAFEILVLGFQGRLRTEKDGTEKADLLAEKLFHVLYDDRGEGARSFAPKALSAGKPQRMMRLPAVKTVGLICLVLLLVAMVGRGLQLAQRDAQMRGDLDSLNHVLLNEAQP; this is translated from the coding sequence ATGAGCGATTTCTCTTCCCTGCCCCGTTTTACCGAGACCGCCAAAAGACGCAGGGAAGTGCAGGACGACGCCACCGTGCTGGTCAGCACGACAGGGCGGGACGATGCCTCCGATGCGTGGGAGCATGTTCTGCCTTCCCGTCAGGAAGGGCCGTTGATGCATGCGGCCTGGCCGTCCCTGCTGATCCTGACCCATATCAAGGCAGGCTGGGTGCCAGATGATATTACGGCTTTCAAGAACCGGCTGACGGAAATTATCCGGGAGTTTTCACGCCAGGCCGATGCCACGGGCTGCCCGGCGGAAAGTATTGCCTGTGCCCGCTACCTGCTGTGCACGGCGCTGGATGAGGCTGTGGTGCTGACGGCATGGGGGCAGGGTGGGGTATGGAGCGAACGCAGCCTGCTCAGCCTTTTCCATAATCAGACATGGGGCGGGGACGCCAGCTTCCGCATTGTGGACTACGCGCAGGACAACAAGCTGCGGGATGTGTTGGCCATTGCGTTTGAAATTCTGGTTCTAGGCTTTCAGGGCCGCCTGAGGACCGAGAAAGACGGTACGGAAAAGGCAGACCTGTTGGCGGAAAAGCTGTTTCATGTCCTTTATGATGACAGGGGCGAAGGGGCTAGAAGCTTTGCTCCTAAGGCCCTGTCTGCGGGTAAACCGCAGCGCATGATGCGCCTGCCTGCGGTCAAAACCGTTGGTCTGATTTGTCTCGTGCTGCTTTTGGTCGCCATGGTCGGGCGGGGGCTGCAACTGGCCCAGCGGGATGCGCAAATGCGCGGGGACCTTGATAGCCTCAATCATGTCCTTCTGAACGAGGCGCAGCCATGA
- the tssK gene encoding type VI secretion system baseplate subunit TssK: protein MSYTTRPLWFEGQLVSPQHLQQLNRWTEDELMRRQNTVAECSWGVHSLRFDESQLAIGKVAPVQGRIIFPDGTIVDFPDRDQTPAPLQIDPDTTDALVWLTLPLRNGDGQEVGEKQRLFAASADLRDSTGQGGGQRQVVTAGYNTALTCSAEHASGVVRVPLCRILRVNATGAVQLDRQFAPPSLRSGAHPLFQVMAREVQGIVAGRAMMLARRVDPARGGTDLASMLDFMLLQTLNSAGLIFAWLGADEERRPSDYYAELLRLLGAVSTFGRETRLPETVEPWHHADPGRSLVRLTDMLRFILSDLSVDTAIALPLENRAVGLWVSLISDRVLLENARFVVMASASLESEQLRRILPGVTKVAAAETVQEIVSLQLPGIPLRPLPVAPRELPYRSGTVYFELDRTSSLWQQLLNSSAFVIHVGNIVPDLKLEFWALRQR from the coding sequence ATGTCCTATACCACCCGTCCGCTTTGGTTCGAAGGTCAGCTTGTTTCTCCCCAGCATCTTCAGCAGCTTAACCGCTGGACGGAAGACGAGTTGATGCGTCGCCAGAACACAGTGGCCGAGTGTTCATGGGGGGTGCACAGCCTGCGGTTTGATGAAAGCCAGTTGGCTATTGGCAAGGTGGCCCCTGTGCAGGGGCGCATTATTTTCCCCGATGGTACGATTGTTGACTTTCCTGACCGGGACCAGACACCAGCCCCGTTGCAGATAGACCCCGACACAACGGATGCGCTGGTCTGGCTGACCCTGCCCCTGCGGAATGGGGACGGGCAGGAAGTGGGTGAAAAACAGCGGCTTTTTGCCGCCAGCGCCGACCTGCGCGACAGCACCGGGCAGGGGGGCGGCCAACGGCAGGTTGTCACGGCAGGTTATAATACAGCCCTGACCTGTAGCGCAGAACACGCCAGCGGCGTTGTGCGGGTGCCGCTATGCCGCATCCTGCGGGTGAATGCGACCGGGGCGGTGCAGCTCGACCGGCAGTTTGCACCACCATCCCTGCGGTCTGGGGCGCATCCGCTGTTTCAGGTCATGGCGCGGGAGGTGCAGGGCATTGTTGCCGGGCGTGCCATGATGCTGGCGCGCCGTGTTGACCCCGCACGGGGCGGCACCGACCTTGCCAGCATGCTCGACTTCATGCTGCTACAAACGCTGAATTCTGCCGGGCTGATCTTTGCCTGGCTCGGCGCGGATGAGGAGCGCAGACCCAGCGACTATTATGCCGAACTGCTGCGGCTGCTGGGGGCTGTCTCCACCTTCGGGCGGGAAACCCGCCTGCCTGAGACAGTGGAGCCCTGGCACCATGCTGATCCGGGCCGCAGCCTTGTCCGTCTGACAGACATGCTGCGGTTTATCCTGAGTGATCTTTCTGTCGATACCGCCATTGCCCTGCCGCTGGAAAACCGTGCCGTCGGGCTGTGGGTGTCGTTGATCAGTGACCGTGTGCTGCTGGAAAACGCACGCTTTGTGGTTATGGCCTCGGCCTCGCTTGAGTCCGAGCAGTTGCGCCGTATTCTGCCGGGCGTCACAAAAGTGGCAGCGGCCGAGACTGTGCAGGAAATTGTCAGCCTCCAGTTGCCGGGTATCCCTTTGCGGCCCCTGCCTGTTGCCCCGCGTGAACTGCCTTATCGCTCCGGCACGGTGTATTTTGAGCTCGATCGCACGTCGTCCCTGTGGCAGCAATTGCTCAATTCCAGTGCATTTGTCATTCATGTCGGCAATATCGTGCCGGATCTCAAACTTGAGTTCTGGGCCCTGAGGCAGCGGTAA
- the tssJ gene encoding type VI secretion system lipoprotein TssJ codes for MLPEETPLGAVPQAEVPQASPLLLRVRSGAGVERDYPLEGDGPIVLGRDPDCGIVLDDPLRYISARHATLVRGEAGVQLADTSRNGTRFDDGTILRSGQVRTLKPGDAFEIGSYRLVLGRDGQPAQAQPIPAPTAEFDLPSMGAGRGFAPASLNTSSPPVFSETAPDAGTDLAALLDDLIIPRGQTPSAFEASPASTPSMPDIQDFVPQQGPLPPFVHAPSAPPPHESGGVEDAEGGLPPFLAEKPPVEDVLPPQEESRAPVDAFVFLPVAGDALTTTDSDHVRSRPEDDAPFHHDSEGTGSGDYGAAVRESCLGLVTQFGELGVAGSGHRSLGILRAVLRGDDVDSIVLADAMRSAFEYLSHVRTEHEAAVTGALHAALEATSPLAFAKRWASHVRRSLFRSRNSSLWALYSKMEEETFAQAEVVFHKRLLDRPVDLVPPEPQASGSVPPKGNRRDPRLFSAILLAGLTVSLTGCGGPDPTRIKLSVTTTAQINRNTEGVPSPVVMRVFDLRTREPFQTSSFDSLYHDSLKTLGASSLGSDEYELPPSWQWSAERVSPPETQYLGVVVAFRVLPGATWRLSVPIRQHRTNKIKLLIGPNSVSQFSPS; via the coding sequence TGCCTGAAGAGACCCCCTTGGGTGCTGTCCCGCAAGCCGAAGTGCCACAGGCTTCCCCTTTGTTGCTGCGTGTGCGTTCCGGTGCTGGGGTCGAGCGGGATTACCCGCTGGAAGGTGACGGCCCCATTGTGCTGGGGCGTGACCCGGACTGTGGGATCGTGCTGGATGACCCTTTGCGCTACATTTCTGCGCGCCATGCCACGCTTGTCCGGGGGGAGGCCGGGGTCCAGCTTGCTGACACCAGCCGCAATGGTACCCGGTTTGATGATGGTACCATTCTGCGCTCAGGGCAGGTGCGAACCCTTAAGCCGGGTGATGCGTTTGAGATCGGGTCCTATCGTCTGGTTCTGGGCAGGGACGGGCAGCCCGCGCAGGCACAGCCTATACCCGCGCCGACTGCGGAATTTGATTTGCCCAGCATGGGCGCCGGGCGCGGCTTTGCTCCAGCAAGCCTGAATACATCCAGCCCCCCGGTTTTCTCAGAAACTGCCCCCGATGCCGGGACTGATCTTGCAGCCCTGCTGGATGATCTGATTATCCCCAGAGGGCAAACCCCTTCGGCGTTTGAAGCCTCCCCTGCCTCGACCCCCTCCATGCCTGATATTCAGGATTTTGTGCCGCAGCAGGGCCCACTCCCTCCGTTTGTTCACGCCCCGTCGGCTCCACCACCGCATGAGAGCGGTGGGGTGGAGGATGCTGAGGGAGGCTTGCCACCCTTTCTGGCAGAAAAGCCTCCTGTGGAGGATGTGCTGCCCCCGCAGGAGGAAAGCCGCGCGCCGGTGGATGCGTTTGTGTTTCTGCCTGTTGCTGGCGATGCCCTGACAACTACGGACAGTGATCATGTCCGGTCCAGACCAGAGGATGATGCCCCTTTCCACCATGACAGTGAGGGAACGGGCAGTGGAGATTACGGAGCCGCTGTGCGGGAAAGCTGCCTGGGGCTGGTCACGCAGTTTGGGGAACTCGGGGTGGCGGGCAGCGGGCACCGCAGCCTTGGTATCCTGCGCGCCGTGCTGCGGGGGGACGATGTGGACAGCATTGTCCTGGCGGATGCCATGCGGAGCGCGTTTGAATATCTATCCCACGTCCGGACAGAGCATGAGGCAGCGGTAACAGGCGCTTTGCACGCGGCGCTGGAGGCAACATCCCCGCTGGCATTTGCCAAGCGCTGGGCGTCACATGTACGGCGGTCTTTATTCCGCTCACGCAATTCCTCGCTCTGGGCGCTTTACAGTAAAATGGAAGAGGAAACCTTTGCGCAGGCAGAGGTGGTTTTTCATAAACGTTTGTTGGACCGGCCTGTTGACCTGGTACCGCCGGAGCCTCAAGCGTCGGGCTCAGTGCCACCCAAGGGCAACAGGCGGGATCCCCGGCTGTTTTCTGCCATTCTGCTGGCTGGGCTGACAGTGTCGCTGACGGGGTGTGGTGGGCCTGATCCCACGCGGATCAAACTCTCCGTGACAACAACAGCGCAGATCAACCGGAATACGGAAGGTGTGCCGTCACCCGTTGTCATGCGGGTTTTTGACCTGCGCACGCGCGAGCCGTTCCAGACCTCCAGTTTTGACAGCCTGTATCATGACAGCCTCAAAACTCTTGGTGCGTCATCCCTTGGGTCGGATGAATACGAACTGCCCCCATCATGGCAGTGGTCGGCTGAACGTGTCTCCCCGCCGGAAACGCAATATCTGGGTGTAGTAGTGGCCTTTCGGGTGTTGCCTGGCGCAACATGGAGGCTGAGCGTGCCCATACGCCAGCACAGGACAAACAAGATCAAGCTTCTGATCGGGCCTAATTCTGTCAGCCAGTTCTCCCCTTCCTAA